TCGTGATTTTTGAATGTAGTGCTGAGGCCCAATGACTCTTCCTTGGCACAGAGTGATGGGAAAAGAGCAGATTCTctatttgctttccattctgtgCTGGCTCCGGTGCCTCCTGCTCTGTCCAAGATGGCCACGTGCTGCCTGGAGTGACTTTATGGACAGTAAAAGCTTAAGACATTGCATTCAccttcacaattttttttccccttagagCAAGTCATGGCGGAAGATCAAGAACATGGTGCACTGGTCCCCGTTTGTGATGTCCTTCAAGAAGAAGTACCCCTGGATCCAGCTTGCAGGACATGCAGGTAGAGAGCAGTGGGAATGCCAGGGGCTCTTTCGGGCATGGAGATGCTTCTGATGTGTTGGGCTGGCTCTCTTGTTTTGGGGAGGCACCTTGTCACCCCACACCCAGATTTAGTGCCACGTGGCCTCTTGTCACCCTCAGGTAGTTTCAAGGCAGCAGCCAATGGCAGGATACTGAAGAAGCACTGTGAATCAGAGCAGCGCTGCCTTGACCGCCTGATGAACGATGTCCTGAAGCCCTATGTTCCTGCCTACCACGGGGATGTCATGAAGGACGGGGAGCGATACAACCAGATGGAAGATCTGCTAGCTGAATTTGACTCCCCCTGCGTTATGGACTGCAAGATGGGGGTCAGGTGAGTGAGTAACTCTGGGGGTATTTCTTGAGTTCTAAGATACTGAAAGCAGAGGATGAAACCCTCTGAAACACACAGATGAGAGTACCATTTCCAGCCAAAGCTGAGCCAAAGCATGAGAAGGGTGTGAGGGAAGTCTGGGCTTGGGAAGGACCTGGTAGCACAGGTTCAGTCTCCTTCACCGGCTTCAGGGTAGCTCAGGTCTGGCAGAGATGCTTGGATGCTTGCACTGCACTGGTTTCTGTGCAAGGGAGGAATGtttttttgttcgtttttttttctttccatcccaAACACTCAGTGTGAAATTTGACCTGGGGTGTCAGGCAGAAGGCAGGCAAGGAATACTTCCTATTGGAGGGTGTGGGAAGGAAGGCAGGCTGCATGCACTGCGCTGCCATAGGGTCAAGACAGGACTCACTGTGGACAAGGAGATAACAGCTGTGTCAGGAGAAGACCTACCAGTCTCTGGTCATCCCCAAAGGAAGCTTTGTCATGCATAAGGCCTGGTTATGGGTCAAGCCTGGAGCAATGTCAGAGACCAAACCATACATGAAGATTATCTGTTGCTTTGATTAAGGAAATCTAGCTCTCTGAGCAGTATTAGAAACATTTCTGAGAACACAGATTCTCTATTCTGCTGTTTCATTCTGCCTACCCCAAAGTCATAGGTTTGGTGATGTCAGCTGAAGCCTTTTTATCTGCAGTGTTGCTCGAAGGAGTTGCTGCGCTGAGGATGGCTACTCTGTGATCATATGCCGCCTCTGAGAGAAACACCAGAAATACACAAACTTCATCCCACAAGGGCTAGCAGCATCCTCTCCTTACATTTTGTAAACCACATGTTCCTTGCTGAGATTTTATTGCAAGCAACCTGGGGAGTTGGCTCAGCCCTTCCGCATTGCTGTGTATGTTGAAGGTGAAGTTTAGCTATGGGGAAAAGGAGGGGACTGATGGGGTCTCTCCTAAGTTTTTTTGCTGGGACACCTCTCCTGGCTTGGCAAGATGTTTGCAGAGAGCCTGGATACCAGCTGGTCTCAGCTGAGGCATCCTTGAGAGCTGCAAGTGGAGCTGTGTAGTGGCTtattgctgctgcaggaagtcTTGTTTTCTAGAGGAAGGTTTCCTGCCTGCCAGAGTGAAGAAAATGTGTCAGTGCATTCTGGCACATGGGGTGCATAAAACCAAGCTCTTTGCATACTACCCTGCAGTCTCTCCCCTTATTTCCTAAAATTAGCTGCACCCTGGAGTCGTGAGGGTGATAGTGAGCACCTGGTCAAAGCTGCATCCCTTCCGCTTCTCTGTTCTGTACAGAAGATTTTGCTACATAGTCCAGTTAAACCAGATAGATACTGGACAAAATCATCATCAGCATAACAGCTCTGCTTGAAAGCAACCTGCTCAGCAGCCAGTGAGCCACATCCCCTGTGATGGGAAGGTGAGAGGACAGCAAAGCTCATGGGAGATTTTGGCAGTAGCTGCCTGCATTGACTGGAGATCAAAAGGAGCAGCAGATACCACTAACACTGAGGAGTGGGACGTGGCCACCTCTCTGTTGCCTTCAGTGCTCCCAAAGCACGTGGAAAGCTTCTGGGGCATGTTTTGAAAGCTGCATCCTGTTTGTGAGATTAAGAACCTGCTCAGGTTTGCTGAGCATTGGCCTCCCAGTACCAAGGGTTGGTAATGAGAAGGTGCCAGTAGGGCAGCAACACTGGGCACCTGCAAGAAGTAACCTCCCTTGTCATTGCTAGGCTGGTCTTGATTCCTTGGTAAGGAAGGCGTTGATGATGGGATGCTGATTACTGCAGGATTATAGCTCTGAGGTGCAAactggatcacagaatcatagaaaggtttGGAATAGACCTTCTaagatgatttttaaagatGTTCATAGCCCTGAGGTGTCTCATGGCCCTTTGACCCTGCTGATGTTTCCCCCATCTCCTTACAGAACTTATTTGGAGGAGGAGCTGATAAAGGCCCGGAAGAAGCCAAGCCTGAGGAAGGACATGTACCAGAAGATGATCGAGGTGGACCCCGATGCTCCCACTGAAGAGGAGAACGTGCTGCGGGCAGTCACCAAGCCTCGCTACATGCAGTGGAGGGAGACCATTAGCTCCACTGCCACACTGGGCTTCAGGATTGAGGGGATAAAGGTGAGGCTGCCCTGTGGGTGCGCAGCCAGggggaagagctgctgggggctTTTGGTAACCACTTGCAGTAGCATGCACACATAGAGCAGGCTGGTGGTGGGACAGTGTCACAGGAGAGTTCCTTACCAGACACCTGGCTGTGCTCTTCTAAAAGCACAGCTGAGCTCAGGGCATCAATGAAAAGTGACAGTTTTAGTCATAATTCTGTTAAATCAGGCACTCCGTTGTTTTCCCTGCAGCTGGGCAATTGCtttgctctgagctgctgtccGTATTTCTGGAGATGCATTTCATGGCCAGTGTTCATCTCTAACACAGCCATGCTCTCACACCCAAGGAGAAGCTCTGAGGTTGAGCCCCTTGCAGTGTTTCCCAGCATACAGTAACACGAGGAGCCCCAGCCTGCCCTGTGCTTGGGCTGCTGTCTGTAGTAGCTCTCTGCAGTGCCTGAGTGGGTCAGGTGGCTCTTTGCCACGATCCCCAGCCCTTGAAATCCCTTTTCTGCTGCAAATATCTGCAAGCACACCATGAGCTGCTCCAGCCTACTCTTTGCCTAGTTCCCATTACTGGTGCTTATTATAAAACTGCAGCTATACAAAAAGGGAGTGGGCCAGCTGGGGCTAAAGCTCATGTGCgctctttcttctccctccttaCATGCTATAATCAAAAGTATCTGCCTATTTATAGGCCAACTTGATATGTCCTTGGCCTCCAGTGATGCTTCTCAGTCTGTGCTTTGGGGACGTTTTTGGACTTTATAGCAAAAACAGGTCATATATGAAATGcttgaaatgaaaaagtaaaaaaagcaacaacccAAACCAACAAATCTTGTTCCCACACAGGCTAGAAAATGCTGTGAAGGGACATAAAAGCCAGGGCTGATGGGGGAGAGTTGCATCCTGCTTTAGTCAGCTGTAAGAGAGCTGCAGCATGATGTTGGCAGTGGATTTTTTCCAAGCAGTGAAACAGccctttaattttaaaatgttggaaAGTGCTGACCTCCAGGGGTAATCCTGCCACTGCTGCCAGTGGCTGGCTAATTTGATCAAGGCTCTAATTACTGTAATTCTCCTTAAATCCCATGGCTTCTGGTTTATATTCCCCTAAGCTAAAACATTAGCAGTTTATGCTGATTTGTGGCTGTTGGAGCCAGGTGAGTTGTGCTGTGATGCTGCATCTCCTCTGTTCTGGAGACATTCAACCACAAATCTCCCCCTGCTTTCTTTCCtactgagggaaaagagggagCAAACCCTTCGCTTATGGGCTGATGCTGATGAGGGAGGCATGTTTTGAGCCAGCAGCTGAGTGCCTGCAGAAGGGGCTGGGTCTGGTCCTGGGGGCTGGAGGGGgcacagcaggaggaggagagcagcagcacaagttCGGCATGGGCAGTGcagggcagtgaggcagtgaggaTGAGGACAGGCATGGGGAGGCTCTGCCAGCAGAGTTTCCGCTTTCCAGGTGACCTCAAGGTTATGGTTCTTCCTCTCCAAAACGGAGATCTTCCTCAGCATAATGTAGCTGGTGCTACTTACTTAACTTTCTGGAGTTATGAACAGCAATTATTAACAACGTTAGTGAGTTAAAAGAAGTACAGATGATCCCTCTTGACCCAATTTGAGCTTTCTGGAGAGTTGCTCTCGGCAAAAAAATATTGTTCAAGTTCCTGCTGTGACCTGAGAGTTGTTCACCACTTCCCACAGCAAGGCCATGGTCAGATATTGCTGCAGAAACATTCATGGGGCTGGGCCATTGGTGGGGGCTGATAACAGCTCCTAAGTACCTGTGCCTATTACCTCCCAGCTGGGCAGCTTGTGAATCCTTTGGCCAATGTGCTGGTGGCTGGTGGCCAAACTCAgccctgtcccagtgccaccaTCACCAATTGGACCTGCTGGCAGGGAAAGCAGCCATAGCTCTTATCAGCCCCCTCACACTTGTGCTATGTGGAAGCCAATCCCCATGGGGCTCAGACACCTGGAAATGTCACCTCAGTCATCGGCCCTGTGGCAGCAGCATCTGGCTAGGCAAGGAAGCTGTGGGAGGGAGGTAACTGTGGGAGCAGCGTTATGGGCAGCCTGCTTGGCTTTCATGAAGACTGCCTTATCGGAGACGCCATCTGCAGcttgcattatttttatgaGCACTTAGAAGTCCATCTCCTTTCTGGGATGCTTTGTGGAAAAAGTCGTGCTCCTTACGTGTGGAATTCATGCCGTGGCACTCCTACAGACTGATGGCCCCCTGGGAGAGGGTGGGCTGACGTTGGAGCCACCACATCAGGATTCACGTGACGGATGTGTGGCAGTGCTGTCCACTTCCCCTATACATTGTGTGCGTGCTCAGTGAGTCCTCATACATACGTGGCTGCAGCCAAAGCCAGGTAGTGAAAGCTGAGCACATGTGGCCCACAGACAGGATGCTTACTTAGGCAGGAGGTCCTGAACTGCACACAGGTTCTGCTCTTGGTACTGGGCTCGCCTTGCccagcctctgctctgcttcttcaTCCTCACTGATCTTCCCCAGCCTACAAGATGTATGTTGGTCTCTGTCCCCTCACTCCACTGCCCACCCTGCATAGAGACGCATGGCTGCTGAAACACTCATCCTCTCCCCTGGCTGCCTCTCTCTCTGTCCCGCTCACAGCGCTGCCTTCCTTTCCAGAAAGAGGACGGCACTGTGAACCGGGACTTCAAGAAGACGCGGACAAAGGAACAGGTCACTGAGGCCTTCAGGGAGTTCACAAGGGGGAACCGCAACGTTCTGGTGAGTGGGAAATGCTGCAGGATCTGCAGGGAGAGGGTTCCTCTggtggctgctctgcagcccaggGAAGCTCTCTGAAAGGAGAGATGAGGAAGAGAAACTCCATCCTGGCATGAGAGtggagggagggcagcagaAGGCTGGAGAGTGGCACGCgtttgctgcagcagcaccgaCCAGCTCAAAGGCCACTGAGAGTGCTCAAGGTTCAGCCCCAGAACCCACTGCAGAAGCTCTGTCCCCCATCCCTGGGGCTAAGGGCAGCTCCCAACCTCGCTTTTGGCCTGAGGTGTGACAGGGCCAGgactgctgcactgcagggtGGGCTGCCACACACAGTGTGCCCTAGGCACAGGCACACCACAGTATCTCCCAGGTTGCACCGCATTGCCCAGAGAGTAAGAGATCTGGCTGTAAGCAATTTATACAGGCTGTGTCGAATTCTGTTTGATAAAGGACTCCCATTTTAAGTTGTACAATATCAAGCCTACAGATGAATTGCTGCAGCTGCGGTGGCCCTGTGCCCTGCCTCCCTCAGACCTACTTTGACTGTAGTTACCCAGGAATTATTCTTGGATCTGCTAATTAGGTTACCAGTGCATCATGCAGTGGTTCATGACAGGGCTCCTCAGTCAAACCATTGCCACCCCAAGCCTCCCCACACATTGGGAACAATTGAGTTGCATTACATTGCCCAGGTACCTGCTGTGCACAGGCTTTCTGTCTCAGCCTTGGAGATGAATTACCTGAGGGGCCACAGAGCGCCCTTAGTACCTTTCAGCAGTGCACAGGGGTGCTTGAACCAGGTGCCTGGATCTCAATCTGTGTGCTGACTGTGTGAAAGCATTCCAACGTGTGATACTGAATTTGCAGAAGTGCTGATAGTGAGTTATAAAACTATCTTGTGATTCATGAGTGACGGAGTGATAAAATGGCAAATGAGATGAAGCGTTGAGCTCTTAGAATAAGTCTaagtgggaaaagaaagcagcatcagagcagggTCTGCTACATTACCTCTGCAGGAGCATCGTGAGTGCTTCAGGAAAAGTACATGCTTACCAAAGCAAATGCTCTCAACCTGTGGTACTTGACCCATGCGATGTTACAGAGGTGAAAAGGCAGATCCCCAAAAGAGAGGACACCATCTCTCTGTATATATACACTATCAGAGAGGGGATTCTGGAAGGGAAGCCTTCTATCTGCCCTGTGCAGCAGTTTCCCTGCAGGCCTCCCACAGAGCTgactgcttctttttctttgtcattcCAGAATAGTTACCTGAACCGGTTGAAGGGGATCCGTGCCACCCTGGAGACATCTCCATTCTTCAAGTGCCACGAGGTAACACGCTCCTTCCTCACGTATCACTTAGGTACACCTGACTGGTTTAGCTCAGCTTGCTCAAAGAGAGAGGAGGAGTTGAAGTCAGAGGTTAATTTCTAGAACTTTCAATTAATTCTAATATCCGTATTTTCATACCTGTTGATCTAATCCTCATGTGGAAATATGGCAGATGACTGATGCAATATTCATGCATCTGATATGGGCTCAAATCTGATAGAAACCAATGCTCATACAGTTTAGAAGTGACCGAGGAGGAATTCAAGCTGCTTATGGTTCTGCATGACTGGGAAAAGTTCCTAGTGTGAAAGTGTAGAGGTCTTCTGGAGAGAAACTCCTGCCTGGCTGCACAGGTGAGGTACCATGTGGCTGTCGGCTTGTCCATGCCTCCGAACAAGGCTTCATTTTAGCCATGAATTGCAGACCTCCCCCAGACTGCTTTTGCTGAGCCAGGGCATCACAGTCGGGACATTTCCCTGGAAGGACACTAGCACTGGCAAAGAGTATTTGATGCTGCGTCTGGTTAATGAACTCTGAGAGTGCATTTCCTTGGCATCTTACGGGCAAGAGAAGCTGGCAGAGATGCCTGACTcgaagggactggagcacagctccccctgcctgcagcacggCAGCGGGGAAATGCAGGGAAACGCCACTTCTGAGCGTTTCAGGTCAGTGCAGTGATGGAAACAAAACTCTCCCTGAAATGAAGTGCCAGGAGTCcatttgaaaacacagaaacaaaacagcctTTCAAAGATGTTTTGAAAGCGGTTTCCAAGCCTTAAAAATTACGAAGAAGAGGCATTAACTTTCCATCCTGCTTCAGGACGAagcacagcagaggagctgccagGCTCCTTGCACCCCAGGGGCCGGAGCTTCTCCAGGGAGCTGTGGGAGGATCCAGCCAGCCAGACTAGGCAGCAAAATGTCAGCAAAAGGTTGTTCTTCAGATGCTCTAGTCTAGCCATGAGAGGTCCCTGAGAGCTTTAGAGGGGGATCTGGGTGTGACAGAATGGCGCTTTAGGCAGGATAGCGCAGCAAGGATCCTTTGCTCTGGGAGTGCACGGTTCTGCAGTGTTGCCTATGGGTCTGGTGAGCGTGAACAgtgccagcaggctgccaggagCCTGCCTTGGGAAGGCCTCCATTGGAAGGCTGAGGTTCATCCCACTTCTTCCCCAAGGACCTCGCCTCAGTTTCTGAAATTCCATCTCTCCCTTCTATGCCTGTGTTTTGCTGACCTTCTCCTTCTGCCAGAAGCAGGGATTGAAGTAAATCAGCTGCTCTGAATACCTGGTTTGCATGTGCAAAGACTGCCTGGCAAAGCACTGCTCTTGCTTTTGCTCATGCAAAATCTTGACATAATCTCTTGCAaatgcagcctgagctgctccccagctgGCTGAGGAGGATATGGCTGGGCCGGTCCACCTCTAACTGTCCCCCTCTCTCTGCAGGTAATAGGGAGCTCCCTCCTCTTCATTCACGACAAAAAGGAACAAGCCAAAGTCTGGATGATCGACTTTGGGAAAACCACCCCGCTGCCCGAGGGACAAGTTCTCCAGCACAATGTGCCCTGGGTGGAAGGGAACAGAGAGGATGGCTACCTCTGGGGGCTGGACAACCTCATCCAGATCCTGACAGACTTGTCCCAGAGCGAGGACTTGCATTAAAGCCTGCGTCCGACTCTGCCACTACCCAAACCTGCCCCCAACTGACTCTTCTGAACTGCACTACAAGACACTTTCCAACCCTTGCCCTTCCAATTTTAAATCTATACTCTCCCTATTTAAGGTGGTTTCGTtgtggttttattattttttagggTATTTCCCCCCCCCCTACATGTAAATACAAAACTAACCTGCCAGAACAAATGCTGAACTTGAAACCTTAGCTTCACAGAGTTGGTGGCAGCCTGGGAGGGGCTGGTTAGATGGGCATGTGCTTTTGCCTTTTGTGCAGCTTGGTTTTCAGGGAACCTTCCTCCCAGCTGGTTGTGGATCAGGAAtgctgcagccaggctctgtGGTGCTGAAGGGCCCTCCCTACTCCAGCTTTAGAGGCTTCATCCCAAAAACACCTCTGCCTGGGACCCTCCCATACACAGGGGGCATTAGCAAGGCTTAGAGATGGTGAAGGGTTCTTGGTGGGAGGTATCCTGTAGCTGCCTTTGCCAGCATCTTTTGCCCTAGGAAACTGGCTGAGTCCTTAAGAGTCACTAGGAAGGCAGGTTTgggtttttctctttgtgttggAGCCATCCACTTAACTCTGTTGAGGCTGCTCCACCATTGATGAGTTACTGCAGGGCCACGTGCTGGGTGCAGGGACCCATCACGGCCAGGTGCAGGCATTAGCACACTCCTGCCTGCAGTGGCATGGGGGTGATGCCATGACTCCCTTGTTGGAGATCCACCTCCAGCTCTCCCCAGCAAGCATTTCCAACCCTCTGCAGGAACAAAGACTTTGCTagggctgcagggagaaaagcagcataGAGGAGACCACTGAAACCTAAGGCCAACCAGGTTGGCCGCTCTTCTTCTGGTGCATGCtaagggctgtgctgctgtaagggctgtgctgccataGGGGCCGTGCTGCCAGCACCTGCTCCTGGCCAGGACCTCCCTCCTGCCCGCAGCACCTCCAACATTCCCCTGGGGCCAGTTTCATGCTCA
This genomic stretch from Meleagris gallopavo isolate NT-WF06-2002-E0010 breed Aviagen turkey brand Nicholas breeding stock chromosome 2, Turkey_5.1, whole genome shotgun sequence harbors:
- the LOC100546133 gene encoding inositol-trisphosphate 3-kinase B, which encodes MGKCPHGAGIQGIGDKSKSWRKIKNMVHWSPFVMSFKKKYPWIQLAGHAGSFKAAANGRILKKHCESEQRCLDRLMNDVLKPYVPAYHGDVMKDGERYNQMEDLLAEFDSPCVMDCKMGVRTYLEEELIKARKKPSLRKDMYQKMIEVDPDAPTEEENVLRAVTKPRYMQWRETISSTATLGFRIEGIKKEDGTVNRDFKKTRTKEQVTEAFREFTRGNRNVLNSYLNRLKGIRATLETSPFFKCHEVIGSSLLFIHDKKEQAKVWMIDFGKTTPLPEGQVLQHNVPWVEGNREDGYLWGLDNLIQILTDLSQSEDLH